One stretch of Siphonobacter curvatus DNA includes these proteins:
- a CDS encoding efflux RND transporter periplasmic adaptor subunit, with the protein MKPSFNWLLIPALASLYACSSAGSETKKAEAKPAAPARLESTQVREMQPSKEVTLPGELLPWNRVNLYAKVKGFVRQVSVDRGTWVRKGQVLVQLEAPEVLAEVNQAQAQVQAQQANLIQQQSKYRASKLTYRRLLETNRMEGAVSLQEIDQAQSRMEADSALVLSAQESVQASKANLRSKQDLKQYLTLTAPFDGVIIERNISPGALVGAGEAGKPLLVLEDSRTLRLTVAIPEAYANQLGKKSTVDFTVNAIPERVFKGSLARSAESLQAAQRSMMAEFDIPNTKGELKAGMYAQVRLPVERSQPTLFVPRTAVVTSSEKVFVIRMNGDKAQWVTVDTGNTLDSLVEVFGNVKAGDVLVRKASEEIRDGQTVRVN; encoded by the coding sequence ATGAAACCCTCATTTAATTGGCTCCTGATTCCGGCTCTGGCTAGTCTGTACGCTTGCAGTTCCGCCGGAAGTGAAACAAAAAAAGCGGAGGCAAAACCCGCCGCTCCGGCCCGGCTCGAATCCACGCAGGTACGAGAAATGCAACCCAGTAAAGAAGTAACCCTACCCGGCGAATTACTGCCCTGGAACCGGGTAAATCTATACGCCAAAGTAAAAGGCTTCGTCCGTCAGGTCAGCGTAGACCGTGGTACCTGGGTTCGCAAAGGGCAGGTACTCGTGCAACTCGAAGCCCCGGAAGTACTGGCGGAGGTCAATCAGGCCCAGGCTCAAGTACAGGCTCAGCAGGCCAATCTTATCCAGCAACAATCCAAATACCGGGCCAGTAAGCTCACCTATCGCCGATTGCTGGAAACCAACCGGATGGAAGGAGCAGTTTCTTTGCAGGAAATCGATCAGGCTCAATCCCGAATGGAGGCCGACAGTGCGTTGGTACTATCCGCTCAGGAAAGCGTGCAGGCATCAAAAGCCAATCTGCGGAGTAAGCAGGATTTAAAACAGTACCTGACGCTGACAGCTCCCTTCGACGGGGTGATTATCGAACGGAATATCAGTCCTGGAGCCCTGGTCGGAGCGGGAGAAGCCGGAAAGCCTCTCTTGGTACTGGAAGACAGCCGCACGCTCAGGCTCACGGTAGCCATTCCCGAAGCCTATGCCAATCAGCTGGGTAAAAAGAGTACGGTCGATTTTACGGTGAACGCCATTCCCGAACGCGTATTTAAAGGAAGTCTGGCCCGTAGTGCCGAAAGTCTGCAGGCCGCCCAGCGTTCGATGATGGCTGAATTTGATATTCCAAATACGAAAGGCGAACTGAAAGCAGGCATGTACGCTCAGGTACGACTGCCCGTCGAACGCTCGCAGCCTACGCTATTTGTACCTCGAACGGCGGTTGTGACTTCTTCGGAAAAAGTATTCGTGATTCGAATGAATGGCGACAAAGCCCAATGGGTAACCGTTGATACCGGAAACACACTCGATAGTTTAGTGGAAGTATTCGGAAACGTAAAAGCCGGAGACGTACTGGTACGAAAAGCTTCCGAAGAAATTCGGGACGGGCAGACGGTGCGGGTGAATTAG